One Cryptococcus decagattii chromosome 8, complete sequence DNA segment encodes these proteins:
- a CDS encoding SBDS family rRNA metabolism protein gives MLRQPGTQIKLTNVSIVRMKKGGKRFEIACYQNKVSEFRSGVENDLSEVLQIEQVFTNVPKGLVAKKEDWSKCFGTDDMDKVIEEILKKGELQINNLERTQHLSSLSREIATIVSEMTVDPSTSRKHTVGMVEKAMAEVGFSVRADRPAKAQALELIKKLGEGDVLQVRRVRMRVRVTMPGKDAKRCKDKIVAECDEVEEEDMGMEWEAIVQINPSTFRTLTDLVNNETKGKGRVESMGSVGS, from the exons ATGCTGCGCCAGCCCGGAACACAGATCAA GCTTACAAATGTCAGCATTGTACGTATGAAGAAAGGGGGTAAGAGATTTGAA ATCGCTTGCTATCAAAATAAAGTCTCGGAATTTCGATCTGGAGT CGAGAACGATCTTTCCGAGGTCCTTCAAATTGAACAAGTATTTACCAATGTCCCTAAAGGTTTAGTtgccaagaaggaagacTGGTCCAAATGTTTTGGCACGGATGACATGGATAAAGTGATTGAAGAG ATCTTGAAAAAGGGTGAACTTCAAATCAACAATCTCGAGAGGACGCAACACCTCTCATCCCTTTCCCGTGAAATCGCGACCATCGTCTCTGAAATGACTGTCGATCCCAGCACCTCTCGAAAACACACTGTTGGTATGGTCGAGAAAGCTATGGCAGAAGTAGGATTCAGCGTGCGAGCCGACAGGCCTGCCAAAGCCCAAGCTTTGGAATTGATCAAGAAACTTGGTGAAGGGGATGTCTTACAGGTTCGAagagtgaggatgagagtgCGAGTAACTATGCCTGGGAAGGATGCCAAGAGATGCAAAGACAAAATTGTCGCCGAATGTGACgaggttgaggaagaggatatGGGGATGGAGTGGGAAGCG ATTGTACAAATCAACCCTAGCACCTTCAGGACACTGACGGATTTAGTCAACAACGAAAccaagggaaagggaagagtaGAGTCCATGGGAAGCGTTGGAAGTTAG